One genomic segment of Ricinus communis isolate WT05 ecotype wild-type chromosome 3, ASM1957865v1, whole genome shotgun sequence includes these proteins:
- the LOC8262621 gene encoding NADH dehydrogenase [ubiquinone] 1 beta subcomplex subunit 3-B has product MGKPLGTTGEFFKRRDEWRKHPMLSNQFRHATPGLGIALVAFGIYLVGEQVYDKLYAPSSSSSSSSSHHHSSSSH; this is encoded by the coding sequence ATGGGGAAGCCATTGGGAACAACAGGGGAGTTCTTCAAGAGGAGAGATGAATGGAGGAAGCACCCAATGCTCAGCAATCAATTCCGTCATGCTACACCTGGTCTTGGCATAGCCCTTGTGGCCTTCGGTATCTATCTTGTTGGTGAACAAGTTTACGACAAGCTTTAtgctccttcttcttcttcttcttcttcttcttctcatcACCACTCTTCTTCCTCTCACTGA